A portion of the Novosphingobium sp. KA1 genome contains these proteins:
- the mdh gene encoding malate dehydrogenase — protein MARKKIALIGAGNIGGTLAHLAAQKELGDIVLFDVAEGLPQGKALDLSQCGPVEGFDAKITGTNDYADIAGADVIIVTAGVARKPGMSRDDLLGINLKVMKSVGEGIAANAPDAFVICITNPLDAMVWALREFSGLPHNKVVGMAGVLDSARFSTFLAWEFGVSVRDVTSFVLGGHGDTMVPVVEYSTVKGIPVPDLIKMGKSTQERIDAIVKRTANGGGEVVSLLKTGSAFYAPAASAIAMAESYLGDQKRVLPCAAYLEGQYGVDNLYVGVPVVIGAGGVEQVIEIELNEQAKAGLQVSIDAVKELLVACKGIDSSLA, from the coding sequence ATGGCTCGTAAGAAGATTGCCCTTATCGGCGCCGGCAACATCGGCGGCACTCTCGCGCACCTCGCCGCGCAGAAGGAACTGGGCGACATCGTCCTGTTCGACGTCGCTGAAGGCCTGCCCCAGGGCAAGGCTCTCGACCTGTCGCAGTGCGGCCCGGTCGAAGGTTTTGACGCCAAGATCACTGGCACCAACGACTATGCCGACATTGCCGGCGCCGACGTCATCATCGTCACCGCCGGCGTCGCCCGCAAGCCCGGCATGAGCCGCGACGACCTGCTCGGCATCAACCTCAAGGTGATGAAGTCGGTCGGCGAAGGCATCGCCGCCAACGCTCCCGACGCTTTTGTGATCTGCATCACCAACCCCCTCGACGCGATGGTCTGGGCGCTGCGCGAATTCTCGGGCCTGCCCCACAACAAGGTCGTCGGCATGGCCGGCGTGCTGGACTCGGCGCGCTTCTCGACCTTCCTCGCCTGGGAGTTCGGCGTTTCGGTCCGCGACGTGACCTCGTTCGTGCTCGGCGGCCACGGCGACACCATGGTGCCGGTGGTCGAATACTCGACCGTCAAGGGCATTCCGGTTCCCGACCTCATCAAGATGGGCAAGTCCACGCAGGAGCGTATCGACGCCATCGTCAAGCGCACCGCCAATGGCGGCGGCGAAGTGGTCTCGCTGCTCAAGACCGGTTCAGCCTTCTACGCACCGGCCGCTTCGGCGATCGCCATGGCTGAATCGTACCTGGGCGACCAGAAGCGCGTCCTGCCTTGCGCCGCGTACCTCGAAGGCCAGTATGGCGTCGACAACCTTTACGTCGGCGTGCCGGTCGTGATCGGCGCCGGCGGCGTCGAGCAGGTGATCGAGATCGAACTGAACGAGCAGGCCAAGGCCGGCCTTCAGGTTTCGATCGATGCGGTCAAGGAACTGCTGGTCGCCTGCAAGGGCATCGACAGCTCGCTGGCCTGA